The following are encoded together in the Plasmodium knowlesi strain H genome assembly, chromosome: 8 genome:
- a CDS encoding heat shock protein 60, putative, producing MLSTLRGKVINNGGRTNKGVSILNAIQRRNISKDIRFGSDARTAMLTGCNKLADAVSVTLGPKGRNVIIEQSFGSPKITKDGVTVAKSIEFNNKLANLGAQMVKQVAANTNDKAGDGTTTATILARSIFQQGCKAVDSGMNPMDLLRGINKGVERVLEYLNSIKKDVTTTEEIFNVASISANGDKNIGQLIADTMKRVGKEGTITVTEGKTLQHELEIVEGIKFDRGYISPYFINNSKDQKVELDKPYILIHEKKISSVKSLLPILEHVLQNQSSLLVIAEDVDSDALATLIVNKLRLGLKICAVKAPGFGEHRKALLHDIAVMIGAKVVTEEAGLKLDDPDVVSYLGKAKSINVTKDSTLIMEGEGKKEEINERCESIRNSIKLNTSDYEKEKLQERLAKITGGVALIKVGGISEVEVNEIKDRIQDALCATKAAVEEGIVPGGGSALLFASKELDSVQTDNYDQRVGVNIIKDACKAPIKQIAENAGHEGSVVAGNILKEKNCNIGFNAQEGKYVNMIESGIIDPTKVVKTAISDAASIASLMTTTEVAIVDFKDAKADETNSHMNSVNSMGDMGGIY from the exons ATGCTATCTACCCTCCGCGGAAAAGTTATTAACAACGGTGGCCGTACGAACAAAGGTGTTTCGATTTTGAACGCTATTCAGAGGAGGAACATATCGAAGGATATACGATTTGGTAGCGATGCCAGGACGGCAATGCTCACAG GATGCAACAAACTGGCCGATGCCGTGAGCGTGACGCTGGGACCCAAGGGGCGCAACGTGATCATCGAGCAGTCCTTCGGGTCGCCCAAAATTACGAAGGATGGAGTGACCGTGGCGAAGAGCATCGAGTTCAACAACAAGCTAGCAAACCTCGGGGCGCAAATGGTAAAGCAAGTCGCAGCAAACACGAATGACAAAGCAGGAGATGGAACAACAACGGCTACCATCCTAGCTAGGTCCATATTTCAACAAGGGTGCAAAGCTGTAGACTCAGGAATGAACCCAATGGATTTACTAAGAGGAATAAACAAAGGAGTAGAACGTGTTCTGGAATATCTAAattcaataaaaaaagatGTAACCACAACAGAGGAAATATTTAACGTAGCTAGCATTTCAGCCAATGGTGATAAAAACATAGGCCAACTTATAGCGGATACGATGAAGAGAGTCGGAAAGGAAGGCACCATAACTGTTACAGAGGGAAAAACCTTACAACATGAACTAGAAATtgtggaaggaataaaattcGATAGAGGTTATATTTCCCCATATTTTATTAACAACAGTAAAGATCAGAAGGTAGAACTAGACAAACCATATATCCTCATAcatgagaagaaaatttctaGTGTCAAATCGTTGCTACCTATTTTGGAACATGTGTTACAGAACCAATCCTCCTTATTAGTAATCGCAGAGGACGTGGATAGTGACGCCTTGGCTACCCTCATTGTGAACAAACTAAGATTagggttaaaaatatgtgctGTTAAAGCACCTGGATTTGGTGAACATAGAAAAGCTCTATTACACGATATTGCAGTAATGATAGGAGCAAAAGTGGTAACCGAAGAAGCAGGACTGAAATTAGACGACCCAGATGTCGTGTCCTATTTAGGCAAAGCCAAATCAATTAACGTAACGAAGGATAGTACCCTTATCAtggagggggaagggaaaaaggaagaaattaatgAAAGATGCGAAAGTATAAGAAATTCTATTAAGTTAAATACATCAGATtatgagaaagaaaaattacaagAGCGACTAGCCAAAATAACTGGTGGAGTTGCTCTGATCAAAGTTGGAGGTATAAGTGAAGTAGAAGTTAACGAAATTAAGGACAGAATACAAGATGCTCTATGCGCAACGAAAGCTGCTGTTGAAGAAGGAATCGTCCCCGGAGGTGGAAGTGCATTATTATTTGCTTCCAAAGAATTAGATTCGGTGCAAACGGATAATTACGACCAAAGAGTCGGTGTAAATATTATCAAGGATGCGTGTAAGGCACCCATCAAGCAAATTGCGGAGAATGCAGGACATGAAGGATCCGTAGTTGCcggaaatattttaaaggaaaaaaattgtaacatAGGATTTAATGCACAGGAAGGCAAGTATGTAAATATGATTGAGTCTGGTATTATCGACCCGACCAAGGTTGTCAAGACAGCCATTTCGGATGCAGCTTCTATTGCTTCACTTATGACCACCACGGAGGTAGCCATTGTCGATTTTAAGGACGCCAAGGCGGATGAGACCAATTCCCATATGAACTCGGTCAATTCGATGGGCGACATGGGAGGCATCTACTGA
- a CDS encoding tubulin binding cofactor c, putative, producing the protein MDEDLITDGCDNYEEILHTHVKDIEQQVLRLKSAAPSDDNALAEINQLRDRSIHLKDELSNVYFQFLKHSSVVIYEKKLKELIKEIGSLKHALIQNKNREQFEVLNASFDDSFVLPEDNSPENEDDSRELNEDWIDLNQHKLSFQDIHDERIVRGIGEIQCSSLLLDNLVNCEVVILDVLSSVLIRKIKNCTIWVAAVESSLLIYNCVDCNILTNSKQIRIHDSSETNFYINSVSSPIIENSKQLAFFPYILNYDGLSELLKKINISRDSTQWMKVLDFNWQNTQEKSPNFRVSEEAQMYHITIGKKDLTKSGEEGSTGGLHFVENLPGFLKKVD; encoded by the exons ATGGATGAGGACTTGATAACAGACGGGTGTGATAACTATGAAGAAATTCTTCACACACATGTAAAAG ACATTGAACAGCAAGTGCTCCGACTGAAAAGCGCTGCACCCTCAGACGATAATGCACTGGCAGAAATTAACCAACTCCGCGACCGAAGCATCCACCTGAAGGATGAGCTGTCCAATGTGTACTTCCAGTTCCTTAAGCACAGTTCCGTCGTGATATACGAAAAG AAACTGAAAGAACTGATAAAAGAAATCGGGTCCTTAAAACATGCGCTcattcaaaataaaaatagagaacAGTTCGAAGTTCTGAATGCAAGCTTCGACGACAGTTTCGTCCTTCCCGAGGATAACTCCCCCGAGAATGAAGACGACAGCAGAGAACTGAACGAAGACTGGATTGATTTAAACCAGCACAAGTTATCCTTCCAGGATATCCACGATGAAAG GATAGTGAGAGGCATCGGAGAAATTCAATGTTCAAGCCTACTTCTGGATAACCTA gtcaaCTGCGAAGTTGTAATACTCGATGTGCTAAGTTCCGTGTTAATacggaaaattaaaaactgcACCATTTG GGTCGCGGCGGTGGAGTCGTCCCTTCTAATATATAACTGTGTGGATTGCAATATATTGACGAATTCGAAGCAA ATAAGAATACATGACAGCAGCGAAACCAACTTCTATATTAACTCAGTGAGCTCACCCATCATAGAAAA CTCGAAACAGCTAGCGTTTTTCCCGTACATTCTGAATTACGATGGCTTGTcagaattattaaaaaaaattaacataagCAGAGATTCGACTCAATGGATGAAAGTTTTAGATTTCAACTGGCAGAACACACAG GAAAAGTCTCCTAACTTTCGCGTATCAGAAGAAGCGCAGATGTATCACATAACAATAGGGAAAAAGGATCTCACGAAAAGTGGCGAAGAAGGATCAACGGGTGGCCTACACTTTGTAGAAAATTTGCCcggatttttaaaaaaagtagatTAA
- a CDS encoding ribonucleoside-diphosphate reductase small chain, putative, with protein MDKEHYHDQEVLLDAQNNDDILKENQFRWVMFPIKYKTFWSYYKEVESLFWTAEDYNFDKDKKFLESIDKNMLVKLFELICFYSLKDLHVYEEQALITSKMLDIIQIPEGRAFYGFQMCMENIHDEVYACIFETYIPDAKQKRTIINKVIQLDSVLKKQKWLTELFETNIPFYNKLVLIYISKVLFNGTLNILIGYCKENSILPCLCNVHEKIHRDEYLHGDFSVMCCNHLNNKLKYERLLDYFKMAVKLEYQFAIEMLDLSVLKIKKEQVKSFLEYLADTMLVNLKHPKYFNSKYPFTWPEFNKIVVSENQKTESVKKAEDIYGERQIVLDEDF; from the exons atggacaaggAGCATTATCATGATCAGGAAGTTCTGCTGGACGCTCAGAACAATGACGATATTTTGAAGGAGAACCAGTTCAGATGG GTTATGTTCCCAATCAAATACAAAACCTTTTGG AGTTACTACAAAGAGGTAGAGTCCCTCTTCTGGACAGCTGAGGATTACAACTTTGATAAGGACAAGAAGTTCTTGGAGAGCATAGACAAGAACATGCTTGTGAAGCTCTTCGAGCTGATATGCTTCTACAGTCTGAA ggATTTGCACGTATACGAAGAGCAGGCGCTGATCACAAGCAAAATGCTGGACATCATTCAAATCCCGGAAGGAAGGGCCTTTTACGGTTTCCAAATGTGCATGGAAAATATCCACGACGAAGTGTACGCATGCATCTTCGAAACATACATCCCAGACGCCAAGCAGAAGCGTACCATTATTAATAAAGTCATACAGCTGGACAGTGTGTTGAAGAAGCAGAAGTGGCTAACCGAATTGTTCGAAACAAATATACCTTTTTACAACAAACTCgtgcttatatatatatccaaaGTGCTTTTCAACGGAACTTTAAATATCCTCATTGGATACTGTAAAGAAAATTCTATCCTTCCGTGTTTGTGTAATGTACATGAGAAAATACACCGGGATGAATACTTGCATGGAGATTTCTCCGTTATGTGTTGCAACcatttaaataataaattaaaatatgaaaGACTTTTGGATTACTTTAAAATGGCTGTGAAGTTGGAGTACCAGTTTGCCATAGAAATGCTCGATTTGTCCgttttgaaaataaagaaggaacaggTGAAGTCTTTTCTGGAGTACTTGGCGGATACCATGCTCGTTAATTTGAAGCACCCCAAGTATTTTAATTCCAAGTACCCCTTCACCTGGCCTGAATTTAATAAG ATCGTGGTGAGCGAGAATCAAAAGACAGAATCGGTCAAAAAGGCGGAGGATATTTACGGAGAGAGACAGATCGTCCTGGACGAGGACTTCTAA
- a CDS encoding KIR protein encodes MGPTPKAPPLVRLPSKSDFYDKFDRAHVDGCSCNYVGRNDWKNNLGILLGKDPGLTAIKDTIANAYCCANKKGKENESNDHWCYFFYYYAGNLFFRNENNRDLANFLDKVYEAFKGTDYRPKCEVKYEDADKINFGLRKRIHDFTYNYNTVQSLIEGCTSENYLKFLRYLQGISGACKIVEADCPEEEERGSGTYCKDYREKYKVYCETKVKELQKKLTTSSPCKPNPNPNQAGSSGSFSDAPQGVVDLADVEDDLNKWLPSKIAYNGIVNNEVTCGDYGNLISGVVEAVKRHSKVDDEANSIAKYFCYAYKNKGSGPWDGSPCSYVYYHVGNTYSTAFDDHESFWKFMGTVSEQLGKLPVDGGNKCQIDLSYTDRKDFIWEKRVYDYYRDHEAVQKKLQDGDSPCSTELDQYLTEAAIGCKLIHRYCNGKTEGEGKAFCDKFKTKYDEHKPEELLGEKCISNLEDEISAYAETSDIISNGESGEDTVSAEIAPIFSFARDGPIASSGLAAVGLPAIAYFLYKYTSLPFWLREQFGGRSNHISRSRRRARRSTGPNFSNFTEDISTEVPTEYSSYLSTLYPLEESIENNSTTYYEEPLQSQPRQRGQQQGHGRRRGPPRRRERANNEYRYGSGQNISYFRM; translated from the exons atgGGACCAACACCAAAG GCACCACCCTTAGTGAGGTTGCCCTCGAAGTCCGATTTCTATGATAAATTCGATAGGGCCCATGTGGACGGATGTAGTTGTAATTACGTTGGGCGGAACgattggaaaaataatttaggAATTCTGTTAGGAAAGGACCCTGGGCTCACTGCTATAAAGGACACCATTGCGAATGCTTATTGTTgcgcaaataaaaaggggaaggaaaatgaatCCAATGATCACTggtgttactttttttattattacgCGGGAAATTTATTCTTCAGGAATGAGAACAATAGGGACTTGGCAAACTTCCTGGACAAAGTTTACGAAGCGTTCAAGGGCACTGACTATAGACCTAAATGTGAAGTTAAGTACGAAGATGCTGACAAAATCAATTTCGGGCTAAGGAAGAGGATACATGATTTTACCTATAACTATAATACCGTGCAAAGCCTCATAGAAGGCTGCACATcagaaaattatttgaaaTTTCTGCGGTACCTGCAGGGAATTAGTGGAGCATGCAAAATTGTGGAGGCAGATTGTccagaggaggaggaacgtGGAAGTGGTACATACTGTAAGGATTATAGGGAGAAATATAAGGTGTATTGTGAAACAAAAGTGAAGgaactgcaaaaaaaattgaccaCATCATCACCATGTAAACCAAATCCAAATCCAAACCAAGCAGGAAGTAGTGGATCTTTTAGTGATGCTCCACAGGGGGTGGTCGATTTAGCAGATGTG GAAGATGATTTAAACAAGTGGTTACCTTCAAAAATTGCGTACAATGGAATTGTCAATAATGAAGTCACCTGTGGGGACTATGGTAACCTCATTTCTGGAGTGGTAGAGGCAGTAAAGAGACATTCTAAAGTGGATGATGAAGCTAATAGTATTGCAAAATATTTCTGTTAcgcatataaaaataaaggcagTGGACCGTGGGATGGTTCACCTTGCTCCTATGTATATTATCACGTGGGTAATACGTACTCCACCGCATTTGATGATCATGAATCATTCTGGAAGTTCATGGGTACAGTCAGTGAACAGTTAGGGAAATTGCCCGTTGATGGAGGGAATAAGTGTCAAATTGACCTTAGCTACACTGACAGGAAGGATTTCATATGGGAGAAAAGAGTGTATGATTATTACAGAGACCATGAAGctgtacagaaaaaattacaggaCGGTGATTCACCCTGTAGTACAGAATTAGACCAATACCTGACAGAGGCGGCCATAGGATGTAAGCTTATACATAGATACTGCAATGGCAAAACTGAAGGTGAGGGGAAGGCATTTTGTGACaaatttaaaacaaaatatgatGAACACAAACCTGAGGAACTCCTAGGGGAAAAGTGTATATCAAATCTGGAGGATGAAATTTCAGCATATGCCGAAACTTCAGATATAATTTCCAACGGAGAATCAGGGGAAGACACAGTATCTGCAGAAATCGCTcccattttctcttttgcaaGAGACGGCCCCATTGCCTCCTCCGGATTGGCTGCAGTTGGATTACCTGCcattgcatattttttatataaa TACACTTCTTTACCTTTCTGGTTACGTGAACAATTTGGTGGAAGGAGCAACCACATCAGCAGGAGTCGAAGAAGGGCGAGAAGATCCACTGGTCCTAATTTTAGTAATTTTACAGAAGACATTTCTACCGAAGTTCCAACGGAATATTCATCATACCTGTCGACACTATACCCACTGGAAGAATCCATAGAAAATAATTCTACCACATATTATGAAGAACCGCTGCAATCACAACCCAGACAGCGTGGACAACAACAAGGACATGGAAGAAGACGAGGACCACccagaagaagggaaagagCAAACAACGAATATAGATATGGAAGCGGCCAAAATATTAGTTATTTTCGCATGTAA